From the genome of Pelobacter propionicus DSM 2379, one region includes:
- a CDS encoding ArsR/SmtB family transcription factor: MMSERTVCSINLINEAKVKAVRNTTPPEEILLRLAETFKVLGDPTRVRILHALSQEELCVCDIASLLSTTKSAISHQLRLLRSLRVVKFRKDGRIVYYSLDDSHVGNLLCEGLSHIMSQGVSP, translated from the coding sequence ATGATGTCTGAACGAACAGTCTGCTCTATTAATCTGATCAACGAGGCAAAGGTTAAAGCAGTAAGGAATACTACCCCTCCGGAAGAGATTCTGCTCCGCCTGGCCGAAACATTCAAGGTGCTCGGCGACCCCACCCGTGTCCGCATACTCCACGCGCTTTCCCAGGAAGAACTCTGCGTGTGCGATATTGCCAGCCTTCTCAGCACAACCAAGTCGGCCATATCCCACCAGTTACGGCTGCTCCGCTCCCTGCGGGTAGTCAAATTCCGCAAGGATGGCCGGATCGTCTACTATTCTTTGGATGATAGTCATGTGGGCAACCTGCTCTGTGAAGGCCTCAGTCACATCATGTCACAAGGAGTGTCACCATGA
- a CDS encoding recombinase family protein has translation MLIGYMRVSKADGSQTTDLQHDALIAASVTANHIYEDKASGKLDARPGLDAALKALREGDTLVVWKLDRLGRDLRHLVNTVHDLAKRGVGFKVLSGHGASIDTTTPAGKLVFGIFAALAEFERELISERTRAGLASARARGRTGGAPYKMTAAKLRLAMAAMGQSETKVGDLCNELGITRQTLYRHVAPDGSLRGDGNKLLAGKRK, from the coding sequence ATGCTCATTGGGTATATGCGGGTTTCAAAAGCAGATGGTTCCCAGACAACAGACCTTCAGCACGATGCGCTTATCGCTGCAAGTGTTACTGCAAACCATATTTATGAAGACAAAGCGTCGGGCAAGCTTGATGCCCGACCTGGGTTGGATGCAGCCCTGAAAGCTTTACGGGAAGGTGATACACTGGTTGTCTGGAAGTTAGACCGGCTTGGCCGGGATCTCAGACACTTGGTCAATACGGTCCATGACCTGGCTAAGCGTGGAGTAGGGTTTAAAGTCCTCTCCGGACATGGAGCTTCTATAGATACCACTACACCTGCCGGTAAGTTGGTTTTCGGAATATTTGCCGCACTCGCAGAGTTTGAGAGAGAACTTATCTCCGAACGCACCAGAGCAGGACTGGCATCAGCTCGTGCTCGTGGCAGGACTGGTGGGGCACCTTATAAAATGACTGCGGCAAAACTTCGACTTGCTATGGCGGCGATGGGTCAGTCAGAGACCAAAGTGGGAGACCTCTGTAATGAGTTGGGAATAACACGTCAAACGCTATACCGACATGTTGCGCCCGATGGAAGTCTACGTGGTGACGGGAATAAACTGTTGGCTGGCAAACGCAAATAA
- a CDS encoding Tn3 family transposase codes for MKLNWKRKELKQRWTLSAEEWKLLKNKTGPTRLGFAVLMKYFHITGRFPDGPREVPRDGIRFVADQLELSIKEWREYPWSGRVTTYHRNEIREFFSFRKASLHDAKAIQRWLTADLLNNEHRPDRLQEAVLERYRHLHIEPPTMDQINRMIQSAIADHEMRFCNSIGGNFNARMTDRMNKLLQLQPSADGEWTAWQNIKSDPGKAGLESIKEAVARLNSVRDIGLPAELFKAVHPKLLERYAKRATVEEPFELRRHMAPLRLTLMATFLHRREEELTDHLVDLLVETVHKMGKKAEKRIDDSLGDALQKAPSKMAKLYRIAKASVEAPQGVVEEVIFPEAPEKWLLTLIQEVEAGSGYTGKVKTALQRSYNHHYRRMLPDLLDNLEFCSTNAQHQPVLQALVLIKSQMELRKPFFPEGVEIPLKGIVPANWMPLVVEDGKVHRIAYEICVLKTLREQLRCREIWVVGSRRYRNPEEDLPQDFEDRKEYYFAELDIPMDAKTFTASLREELTNHLKTLDEGISSNPKVKIVSKKDGHKISITPFEPQAEPENLATLKREITHRWSGTSLLDMLKETDLRTDFTRFIQSGTERSHMDKATLQRRLLLSLFGMGTNTGIKSMESLPDDDYKDLLYVRRRFISSEGLRQSIAQVVNATLAVRQPGIWGDATTACAADSKQFGAWDQNLLTEWHLRYGGRGVMVYWHVEKNATCIYSQFKRVSSSEAAAMIQGVLRHCTEMEVDRQFVDSHGQNAVAFAFCRLLGFDLMPRLKGINRQKLYKAESGQSFPNINAVIANKAINWELIEEQLDTMVKHAVALKMGMADAESLLRRFCRNNSQHPAYKALGELGKAIKTIFLCRYLNSEELRREIHEGLNVVESWNSTNGFIYYGKRGEISTNRKDHQEMGLLCLHLLQASMVYINTLMIQQVLKEPGWVERMTPRDLAALSPLITLHINPYGRFELDMEARLPLAA; via the coding sequence ATGAAACTCAACTGGAAAAGGAAAGAGCTGAAGCAGCGGTGGACCTTGTCAGCCGAGGAGTGGAAGCTGCTCAAGAATAAGACTGGCCCAACTCGGCTGGGCTTTGCAGTGCTGATGAAATATTTTCACATAACGGGGCGATTCCCCGATGGCCCTCGTGAAGTACCACGAGATGGCATCCGTTTTGTTGCAGACCAGCTTGAGTTGTCAATCAAAGAATGGCGAGAGTATCCGTGGAGTGGACGCGTTACCACATATCACCGCAATGAAATTCGCGAGTTCTTCAGTTTCCGAAAGGCGTCCCTCCACGATGCAAAGGCGATACAGCGTTGGCTGACAGCCGACCTCCTCAACAATGAACACCGGCCGGACCGTCTTCAGGAAGCAGTGTTAGAACGATATCGGCACCTCCACATTGAACCTCCTACCATGGACCAGATCAACAGAATGATCCAGTCCGCGATTGCCGATCATGAAATGCGGTTCTGTAATTCTATAGGGGGAAATTTCAATGCAAGAATGACCGATCGCATGAACAAACTCTTGCAGCTTCAGCCCTCGGCCGATGGGGAATGGACCGCCTGGCAGAACATCAAGAGCGACCCAGGCAAGGCCGGCTTGGAAAGCATCAAAGAGGCGGTTGCCCGCTTGAATTCCGTGAGAGACATCGGGTTGCCAGCCGAACTTTTCAAGGCGGTCCATCCAAAACTCCTGGAGCGGTACGCCAAACGGGCTACCGTAGAAGAACCGTTCGAACTGAGGCGCCATATGGCCCCTCTCCGCTTGACGCTGATGGCGACCTTCCTCCACCGCCGGGAAGAGGAGCTTACCGATCACCTGGTAGACCTGCTGGTTGAAACCGTCCACAAGATGGGCAAGAAAGCTGAAAAGCGCATCGACGATAGCCTGGGCGACGCCCTTCAGAAGGCTCCCAGCAAGATGGCAAAACTCTATCGGATTGCCAAGGCTTCGGTAGAAGCTCCCCAGGGTGTCGTTGAAGAGGTGATCTTTCCCGAAGCCCCTGAAAAATGGCTTCTCACCCTGATCCAGGAGGTAGAGGCCGGGTCGGGATATACTGGTAAGGTCAAGACAGCTTTGCAGCGCTCTTACAATCATCACTACCGGAGAATGCTGCCGGATCTGCTGGACAATCTGGAATTTTGCAGCACAAACGCCCAGCACCAACCGGTGTTGCAGGCTCTTGTATTGATAAAATCACAGATGGAACTCAGGAAGCCCTTCTTTCCGGAAGGTGTTGAGATCCCACTGAAAGGTATCGTACCGGCAAACTGGATGCCGCTGGTCGTAGAGGACGGAAAGGTTCACCGGATCGCCTACGAGATTTGCGTCCTGAAGACGCTACGCGAGCAACTTCGCTGCCGGGAAATCTGGGTGGTGGGCAGCCGGCGGTACCGCAATCCGGAAGAGGACCTGCCTCAGGATTTTGAGGATCGCAAGGAATACTATTTCGCGGAACTGGATATCCCGATGGACGCAAAGACGTTCACCGCCTCTCTGCGGGAGGAGTTGACCAACCACCTGAAAACCCTTGACGAAGGCATATCTTCTAACCCCAAGGTGAAGATCGTCTCCAAGAAGGATGGCCACAAAATATCGATTACCCCCTTCGAACCACAAGCCGAACCGGAGAACCTGGCAACGCTCAAGCGGGAGATTACCCATCGCTGGTCCGGAACCAGCCTGCTCGATATGTTGAAAGAAACTGACCTGAGGACTGACTTTACCCGGTTCATACAAAGCGGCACCGAACGCAGCCACATGGACAAGGCCACCCTTCAACGCAGACTCTTACTTTCCCTGTTCGGAATGGGTACCAATACCGGCATCAAGAGTATGGAGTCGCTGCCGGACGATGACTATAAGGACCTGCTCTACGTTCGCCGCCGGTTCATTTCAAGCGAAGGATTGCGCCAGTCCATCGCCCAGGTGGTGAACGCCACCCTGGCGGTACGGCAACCGGGGATATGGGGGGATGCCACGACAGCCTGCGCCGCAGATTCAAAACAGTTCGGGGCCTGGGATCAGAACCTCCTGACTGAATGGCATCTGCGCTATGGCGGTCGGGGGGTCATGGTTTACTGGCACGTCGAGAAGAATGCAACCTGTATCTACTCGCAGTTCAAAAGGGTTTCATCATCGGAAGCCGCGGCAATGATCCAGGGGGTACTCCGGCATTGCACCGAAATGGAGGTTGACCGCCAGTTTGTGGACAGCCACGGACAGAATGCGGTGGCCTTCGCGTTCTGCCGACTGCTGGGGTTCGACCTGATGCCTCGGCTCAAAGGGATCAACCGGCAGAAACTGTACAAGGCAGAGAGTGGTCAGAGTTTTCCGAACATCAACGCGGTGATAGCAAACAAGGCGATCAACTGGGAACTGATCGAAGAGCAACTGGATACCATGGTAAAGCACGCCGTTGCCCTGAAAATGGGAATGGCCGATGCGGAGAGCCTTTTACGGCGGTTTTGTCGAAACAACAGTCAGCACCCTGCCTATAAGGCGTTGGGTGAGTTGGGGAAAGCCATCAAGACCATCTTCCTTTGCCGGTACCTGAATTCAGAAGAACTGCGGCGAGAGATCCACGAGGGCCTTAACGTGGTTGAGAGTTGGAACAGCACCAATGGCTTCATTTACTACGGCAAACGGGGTGAGATTTCGACGAACCGAAAGGATCACCAGGAGATGGGCCTGCTTTGTCTGCACTTGCTGCAAGCGAGCATGGTCTACATAAATACCTTGATGATTCAGCAGGTGCTGAAAGAACCGGGATGGGTGGAACGGATGACACCGCGTGACCTGGCAGCGCTGAGTCCTCTAATTACCCTGCATATAAACCCCTATGGGCGATTTGAGCTGGATATGGAGGCTCGGCTGCCGCTTGCGGCTTGA
- a CDS encoding antibiotic biosynthesis monooxygenase family protein yields MFVVIINFPPIKEGKDAEFREWFAETNKVFGNFTGFIGRRLLKPTKSGNYAAIVEHESQESFMAMHESPAHNKA; encoded by the coding sequence ATGTTTGTAGTCATTATCAATTTCCCACCAATTAAAGAAGGAAAAGATGCCGAATTCAGAGAGTGGTTTGCAGAGACAAACAAGGTATTTGGAAACTTCACTGGATTTATAGGACGACGCCTTTTAAAGCCCACTAAAAGCGGCAATTATGCAGCTATTGTGGAGCATGAAAGCCAGGAAAGCTTCATGGCCATGCATGAGAGCCCGGCTCACAATAAGGCCTAA
- a CDS encoding ferredoxin, producing the protein MAKIAWVDKPECISCGLCVGNLPDVFRFDDSGKAECFDSFAATEDKIQSEAIETCPVSCIHWQE; encoded by the coding sequence ATGGCAAAAATAGCATGGGTTGATAAGCCTGAATGCATTAGTTGCGGACTATGTGTTGGCAACCTTCCCGATGTCTTCCGCTTTGACGATAGCGGCAAGGCGGAATGTTTTGATTCCTTTGCGGCTACTGAGGATAAAATCCAATCCGAAGCCATCGAAACATGTCCTGTATCGTGTATCCATTGGCAAGAGTGA
- a CDS encoding DUF6448 family protein encodes MKRINIFAGLMVVSVACFGLLFSPRFVAAHCDTMDGPVVQDARKALVSKDVTPVLKWVQLKDEKGVKAAFKKALTEQGKKQQQVAEKKFFESLVKVHRAGEGAPFTGLKPAGEVEPVIVEADKSLTVGSPDGLIKIVSDMVNQGVRQRYEKVAEALKHKDESVQKGREYVAAYIEYTHYVERLQMDAERHAAHNAEAAPKKHAPPKHEHGH; translated from the coding sequence ATGAAACGTATCAACATATTTGCTGGGCTCATGGTGGTTTCTGTTGCTTGCTTTGGTTTGCTGTTCTCCCCGCGGTTTGTAGCCGCCCATTGCGACACAATGGATGGCCCGGTTGTTCAGGATGCCCGAAAGGCTCTTGTGTCCAAAGATGTCACACCAGTCCTCAAGTGGGTACAGCTCAAGGACGAGAAAGGTGTGAAAGCTGCCTTTAAAAAAGCACTCACCGAGCAAGGTAAGAAGCAGCAGCAAGTTGCAGAGAAGAAGTTTTTCGAATCCCTTGTAAAAGTTCATCGTGCAGGTGAAGGTGCCCCCTTTACAGGACTGAAGCCTGCAGGCGAAGTTGAGCCGGTTATAGTAGAGGCGGATAAATCGTTGACTGTGGGTTCTCCCGACGGACTGATAAAGATAGTTAGCGATATGGTCAATCAAGGCGTTCGCCAGAGATACGAGAAGGTCGCTGAAGCCCTCAAGCACAAAGACGAAAGCGTACAGAAGGGGCGTGAATATGTGGCGGCTTACATAGAATATACACATTACGTGGAGCGCCTGCAGATGGATGCAGAGCGGCATGCGGCGCATAACGCAGAGGCCGCTCCCAAAAAGCATGCGCCCCCGAAACATGAGCATGGACATTGA
- a CDS encoding anaerobic nitric oxide reductase flavorubredoxin: MSVPIKNNISWVGKVDWELRKFHGEEYSTHRGSSYNSYLVREEKTALIETVWAPFAKEFVQNLQKEIDLNIIDYVIVNHGEIDHSGALPELMRLIPDTPIYCTANAVKSLKGQYHQDWNFKVVKTGDRLSLGSKELIFIEAPMLHWPDSMFCYLTGDNVLFSTDAFGQHYATEKLFNDLVDQPELLQECIKYYSNILTPFSSFVDRKIKEFVSLNLPLDMICTSHGVIWRDNPLQIVTKYLEWSASYQENQITIIYDSMWDATRKMAEAIAHGITEEDPDVLVKIYNASRADKNDIITEVFRSKAILVGSPTINKGILSAIAGILEEIRGLGFKNKTAAAFGAYGWSGESVKMITERLKDGGFTVTNDGLKLLWNPDEDGISGCRAFGSEFARTVVKLPPNS, from the coding sequence ATGAGTGTTCCGATCAAAAACAATATATCGTGGGTTGGCAAGGTGGATTGGGAATTACGCAAGTTCCATGGTGAAGAGTATTCTACGCATAGAGGCTCCTCCTACAATTCCTATCTGGTCCGCGAAGAAAAGACTGCACTTATCGAAACGGTCTGGGCTCCCTTTGCCAAGGAGTTTGTCCAGAATCTGCAAAAAGAAATCGATTTGAATATAATTGATTACGTTATCGTAAATCATGGAGAGATAGACCATAGCGGTGCCTTACCGGAACTTATGCGTCTTATTCCGGATACTCCCATCTACTGCACTGCCAATGCGGTTAAGTCCCTGAAGGGACAATACCATCAGGATTGGAACTTCAAGGTGGTAAAGACCGGTGACCGGCTAAGCCTGGGAAGCAAAGAGCTGATCTTTATCGAAGCACCGATGCTGCACTGGCCGGACAGCATGTTCTGTTATCTGACTGGAGATAATGTTCTCTTCAGCACGGATGCCTTTGGACAGCATTACGCAACCGAAAAGCTCTTTAACGACCTTGTTGACCAGCCGGAATTATTACAGGAGTGCATCAAGTATTACTCCAACATCCTTACGCCTTTCAGCTCGTTTGTTGACAGGAAAATCAAGGAATTCGTCAGTCTGAATCTGCCGCTGGACATGATCTGCACAAGTCATGGCGTTATCTGGCGTGACAATCCTTTGCAGATCGTTACCAAATACCTGGAGTGGTCTGCCAGCTATCAGGAAAACCAGATCACCATTATTTATGACTCCATGTGGGATGCAACCAGGAAAATGGCAGAGGCCATCGCGCATGGCATTACAGAGGAAGATCCCGATGTGCTGGTCAAGATCTACAATGCCTCGCGTGCCGACAAAAATGACATCATCACGGAAGTGTTCAGATCAAAGGCAATACTGGTCGGTTCGCCGACAATCAACAAGGGTATTCTTTCCGCAATTGCCGGAATCCTTGAGGAAATCAGGGGATTGGGGTTCAAGAATAAAACCGCAGCAGCATTCGGTGCCTATGGCTGGAGTGGCGAGTCAGTTAAGATGATAACAGAAAGACTCAAAGATGGTGGTTTTACAGTCACCAATGATGGACTGAAGCTGCTCTGGAATCCTGATGAAGACGGTATTTCAGGTTGCCGTGCTTTTGGTAGCGAATTTGCCCGGACAGTGGTTAAGTTACCCCCAAACAGCTGA